The genomic stretch ATGTTCATCGTGTCGGCGCCGCCGCCGAACGATATGTCGCCGATGATGGTGCCGTTCTCGACGTTCAGGGTGTCGCCGCCCGCGCCGAGGCGAATGGCCCCGACAATCGTGGGCTCGGCGCTGTCGGGTACGCCGTCGTCGTCGGTGTCGGTTGCGGTGCTGTCGGCTGCGGCGGCGACGCCATATTGACGGAAGACGACGCCGGTGGTGTTGGCCGACAGATCGACGGCGATCACCTCGCCGTCCACCGCCGTGGTGTCGGTCGTGTCCTCGGTTCTGCCGATCGCGATCGTGCCGGCGTTGGTGAATTGGGTCAGGGTTCCGGACGCGTCCCGAACGGCTACGGCGTCGCCGTGATTGCCGGTGAAGGCCGAGGTGATGAGGCCCGTATTGGTCATGGAGGCGACATTGGCGCCGGCGCCGATCAGCACCCCGGTCGAGGTGGTGGCCGTATTGCCCGAGCCGCCTGCCTGGATCGTGCCGGTGTTGGACAGGGTCGGGGTGCTGACATTGGCGCCGATCCACACGGCGGTCGCGTCGGCCTTGGACGCAGAGGCGGAGATGGTGCCTTCGTTCCTGACGCCGCCGGCGACTGTGACGGCCTGGCCGCCGGCGACGCCGAGTTGCAGGGCGCGCGCTTCAACTGTCGCATAGACGCCTGAGCCGCTGATGCCGCCCCGGTTGATCAGGCCGTAGGCGGCGTCGCCCGTGCCGACCGCACCCAGGGTCACGGTGTTTGTCGCAGAGCCGATGAGAAGCGCCGGAGCGCCGCCCAGCGAGGTCAGGGAGGCGGTCGTCTCGCTGGCGTCCAGAATGCCGTCGCCGTCGCGATCGGTGTCGTCGCGGTTCTTGACGCCGTCGCCGTCGTTGTCTTCGTCGCCGTTCTTGACGGTGTCGCCGTCGTCATCGCCTTCGATCCCGGCAGAACTGTAGCTCGGGCCGATGTCCAGGAGGACGCCGCCGTTGATGTCGGCGGCCACACGGACAGCCGGGCCGCCTTGCAGCAGGTCGTCGGCGTCCAGGTCTTCGAGATAGAGCGTGGACTCCGACACCGTTCCTGACGTCGGTTTGGCCGACGGAGAGGTCGTGTAGCGATAGCCCGTCGTCGTGACGGCGGAATGGATTTTCAGCGCGCCGCCCACGTCGCCTTCAATCGACACACCGGTCGCGCCCGCGCCGGTCGCCGTGATCGAGCCGGCCAGATCGACATTGCCGGACACCGCGCCCGTGGTGCGAACCCCGACCGTGCCGTCGCCCAGCAGACGGATCGTGCTGAGGCTTTGCAGGCGGCCGGTCAGGTCGGTCTCTACCGCCAGTCCGTAGCTGTTGTTGCCCTCGACAATGATCGAACCGGTCGATTCGAGGGTGATGTTGCCGGTGAAGGCCGAGGGGCCTGCGACGCGAACCCCGTACCGGCCCGTGCCGGTCGCGAACGGGCCGTCTATGTCGCCGTCGGTGTCGGTGTCCTTGTAGTCGGCGTCTTCCAGCGAATCAGTAATGGAGATCGAGCCGCCCATGGTGAGCGAGCCGGTATTGCCCCCGTTCACCAGAACGCCTGTCGCGCCATCGGCCGCCTTGGCCATGGTGATCGAGCCGCCGCTGTCCACGTCCAGCGTGTTGTTCGAGTCCAGCGTCATGGCGGCGCCGGATGTGACGGCGATCGATCCGCCGCTGGCGATCCGAACATTGTCGGCCGCCGTGCCGGTGGCGTTGGATGTCTGGATCGGCGTCGTGCGAGCGGTCGAGACGACGACCTCGGCCTGAGCGCCTGTCACAGCCAGCAAGGGAGCGATCGCCACGGCGGTCGCGAGCAGAATACGCATTCGGAAGAAAACCCCTGGTGGCCACGCGATCACGAACAAGGCGGTCCATTACAGGATCGACGCCAACCTTGCTCAAGTTTATCGAATTTGAGGCGAATGCAAGGCCGCGTTCAGTATGTTGCCGTTCCGCGTCAGGCCTGAAGCCTCGCGAAACGTCCGATTTCACGGGGCGTTGCGGCGGGTTCGGAAGGATTTCCGATCCGGCTATTGAGCTTTGCCACGCTGGGGTCTAGGGGCGGAGGCATGGTCAAACGCGTTTCACGACGACGCATCCAATCCACGCCCTTCGGTGTTGGCGAGCCCCGACCAGACGAGAATCTCCTTATGACACTGACCGACCTCGACGTTCACGAAAGCGAGCTCCGGCTGATTCCCGGACTGGACGTCGAAGTCGCGGACACCCTGCGGGCGCTGAAACTGGCCGCCACGGAGGATCGCCCCCGGTTGGTGGACACCACCATGTTGTACGCGCCGCGCTCCGGCGGGGTGAAACGCTACCTGCTGTCGAAGAAGACCTGGATCGAGGCCAACCGGCCGGGGGTCAGTCATTCACTGGTCGTGCCGGGCGCGCGTCACAAGGCGCGAGCCGACGGCATCGTGCAGCTGCGGGCGACAAAGCTGCCGTTCGGCGACGGTTATCGTTGGCCCAGCTCGGTCAAGCGCTGGAGCGCTTGGGTTGCGGCGATGAAGCCGTCGATCATCGAAGCCGGCGATCCTTACACGCCGGGGCAGGGCGCCCTGGAGGCGGGCCAGCGGGTGGGGTGCCCGGTCGTCGGCTTCTGTCATTCCGATCCGGCGAGCCTGGCGGCCCTGCACTTCGGCGAATGGGCCAAGAAGCCCGTGGAGAAGCGCTGGGCCCGCCTGTTCTCACAGTTCGACCGTGTGATCTCGCCGAGCCGATTTATCGCCAGGCGGCTGGAAGAGGCCGGGGTGAGCAATATCGTCATCCGTCCGCTGGGCGTCGAGATCGACACCTTCCGGCCCGACCGTCGCGACCGTCAGTGGCTGTTGAAGGAATTGGGCCTTGGCGAAGACGCGCGGTTGCTGTGTTTCGCCGGTCGGCCGGCCAAGGAGAAGAACGTCGATATCCTGATCGAGGCCGTCCAGAAGCTGGGCGCGCCCTATCATCTGGTGCTGGTCGGCGCCGGGTCGGGCATGCCTGACGAGGATCGGGTGATTTCGATGCCCTATGAGAAGGATCCGAAAGCTGTGGCCCGGATCATCGCCAGCTGTGACGCCTTTGTGCACGCCAATGACAAGGAGCCGTTCGGCCTGATCGTGCTGGAGGCCATGGCCTGTGGTCGTCCCGTGGTCGGGGTCAACGCCGGGGGGGTGGCCGAGACGGTCGACGAGTCGGTCGGGCAGTTGGCGGCCAGCGCCGAGGCCGGGGCCTATGCCGAGGCGGTCGAGGCCCTGTTTGCGAGGGACATCGAGGCCATCGGCCGTGCGGCGCGGGAAAAGGCCGTCAACCAGTTCGCCTGGAATCGGGTCTTTGAGGACCTGTGCATGGTCTATGGCGAGCTGACGGGCGAAGCCGCCTTCGTGCAGCCGGAAGAGGCCTTCGCCGTCCACTGAGGCCGGCGCTAAAATCCAGGAAATGAGGCGCTGTCTTTAGCCTGTCAGAGAGCGGGGGCGCGCCACTTCTTTGTCTGAAAGAAGTGGCGCGAGTGACGGGGCTCGAACCCGCGACCTCCGGCGTGACAGGCCGGCACTCTAACCAACTGAGCTACACCCGCGTAATCTGCGTCGAAACTTTTGAGTTGTTTCGAAAACTTAGAGAGGGAAGGCGGTAGCGCCACTCTGTCTATTGCTAGAAAGAGTGGCGCGAGTGACGGGGCTCGAACCCGCGACCTCCGGCGTGACAGGCCGGCACTCTAACCAACTGAGCTACACCCGCGTTTCCCGGCCGAAGCGGCTGTGCGCCCCGGCGAGGGGCGTCGTTTAGGCGGGCTGACCCATCGCGTCAAGCGGCCTTTTCCGAGAAAGACCGTGGTTGGCGACAGATCGGCTGTGGAGAAGTCGTTCGGCGATTCCACGGCGGCCGTGCGCCCTGGTCCAGGCGTGGTTTCAGCCCGGTTGTCCGGCCTGTGCGACGGGCGCTCAGGCCGGGATCGGAAGATATCTTTCCCTTATTCGCGATCCAAACTTCACAAAAAGCAGAAGTGCCCGTCTAGGTTGTGTATGGGGTGCGGTATCTATCAGCGATCGCTGCCAGAGGACGGACGTGGGGACGCGCCTGACGCGGCTTGGCGGCGGTCGGGCTGTTCAGGCCGGCCGTTCGGGAAGGGGAATGACGCGATGACCATCGTCCCGCTTTTTCCGGAATGGAATGCGGATGAAGACAAGGCGGCGAAACCGACGCGGCCCGTGGTTTCCCCCGTGCGCCGTTCGGAGGCGCCGCGACGGCCGCTCACGCCGGTGGAGGTCCTGGCCAGGGCGGCGGGACGCGGCGAGCGGGGTCGATCCGTAACGCCGGCGGATGTCATCGCCCAGTCGCTCGACCGCACGCCGTCGTTAGATCGGTTCTGGGCGGTCTGGATGGCGCACCAGACTGTTCTGCGCCAGCGCAGTCTGAGACTGAGCGGCGGCAACCCCGCCGACGCCGAGGATGCTTTGAGCGCCGCCATGGTCCGGGCCGCCCAGGCCTTCGACCGGCAGCCGATCCAGAACCCGGGCGCCTGGCTGGTGCGGATCCTGCACAACGCCTGCATGGACCAGCATCGCCAGAACGCCAGCCGGGTTCCGATCAAGACCGAGGATGACGACCTGCCGGCGCCCTCGGCGGCGGCCTGGACCAGGGCCGCGCCGTCGCCGGAGGAAGCGGTGGCGCAGCAGGAGAGCGACGCCGCCTGGGGACGGGCGATGAGGGCCCTGCCGGCGAGCCTGGTCGAGCCGCTGAAGCTTCATCTGGACGACTGGAGCGACGAGCAGATCGCCGCCCATCTGAACATCAGCCGCGAACTGGTCAGAAAGCGACGTCAGCTGGCCCGCAAACAGCTGCGGCTTCTGCTGGATATCTAGCCGAAGGTGAATGCGAAGACCTGGGCGCCCGGATCGAGGAATTCGATCTCGAAGGTGCGTTCCCGCACCGGGCCGGATTGCCGCACCAATTGATACAGGCGCTGCCCGTCGATGCGCCCCATGCCCTCGGCGTCGATGTCAGACCCGGCGGCGGCGCCCGGCGCCTGACCATCGATCAGGACGCGGAACCTCGGCGCTGAGCCGGCGGCGCCGGGCGCCATGACCAGATGAAGATCGCGCGCCTTGAAGCGGAACGAGACCCGACCGCCGGCCGCCGTCAGTTCGGCGTGTTCGCGGGTCACGCGCCACGCGCCGGTCAGGCTCCAGTCGTTCAGGGCCAGCGGACTGGCGGCATAGGTCTTGACCGCATCCCGGACGAAGCCGCCCGGCGAACGGAAATTCTCGGCGCGGGCGTAGCCGACGTAGGTTTCGGGCGAGCCGAGCTGGCTCATGTCGGCGGCGGCCTCGGCGCCCTGGGCCTGGATCTGGACCACGTCCGCAGCGACGTCGGCGGCGCCCGCCTCCTTGAGTAGTTGCTGGATGACCCGTTCAGACCCGTCGTAGTCGCCTTCGCCGAAATGGTGGTGGCGGATGCGGCCCTGGGCGTCGATGAAATAGTGGGCGGGCCAGTACTGGTTCTTGAAGGCGCGCCAGATGGCGAAGTCGTTGTCCATGGCGACCGGATAGTCGACGCCGAGGCGGCGGACGGCGTCGCGGACATTGGTCTCGGACTTCTCGAAGGCGAATTCGGGCGTGTGGACGCCGATGACGACCAGGCCCTGATCCT from Brevundimonas sp. SL130 encodes the following:
- a CDS encoding autotransporter outer membrane beta-barrel domain-containing protein, coding for MRILLATAVAIAPLLAVTGAQAEVVVSTARTTPIQTSNATGTAADNVRIASGGSIAVTSGAAMTLDSNNTLDVDSGGSITMAKAADGATGVLVNGGNTGSLTMGGSISITDSLEDADYKDTDTDGDIDGPFATGTGRYGVRVAGPSAFTGNITLESTGSIIVEGNNSYGLAVETDLTGRLQSLSTIRLLGDGTVGVRTTGAVSGNVDLAGSITATGAGATGVSIEGDVGGALKIHSAVTTTGYRYTTSPSAKPTSGTVSESTLYLEDLDADDLLQGGPAVRVAADINGGVLLDIGPSYSSAGIEGDDDGDTVKNGDEDNDGDGVKNRDDTDRDGDGILDASETTASLTSLGGAPALLIGSATNTVTLGAVGTGDAAYGLINRGGISGSGVYATVEARALQLGVAGGQAVTVAGGVRNEGTISASASKADATAVWIGANVSTPTLSNTGTIQAGGSGNTATTSTGVLIGAGANVASMTNTGLITSAFTGNHGDAVAVRDASGTLTQFTNAGTIAIGRTEDTTDTTAVDGEVIAVDLSANTTGVVFRQYGVAAAADSTATDTDDDGVPDSAEPTIVGAIRLGAGGDTLNVENGTIIGDISFGGGADTMNITGGAAISSAITNAAGLALNVTNGSLFANQTTATTISSLNVGADSTLVLTVDPAANTSGGFNVSGAANIATGAALGVRFATLLQEPARFDVINAGSLTIGTIDQTLLGENSPYLYVVQAGADTAAGKVYVDARRRTAEEAGLIPVEASAFDAVYAALGDNTTLQNLFLSQTDREGFANVYEQMLPDHSGGPLMSLSAGVDAVTRALTGRNASAAPGETSAWLQEINFYADKDKTDSYGFRSEGLGVAGGVEKGTSVGAFGVTAAFTSSDIEDPEAEAEEILSANLLELGLYWRAQGQYWTTWARAAGGYASFSADRSLVADGVYLNNTSDWHGWTAAAAGGASYERNYGRLNVRPEVYAEYFRLSEGSRTESGGGDGFDLDIDSRDSHIFSAVAAMNVGYGFGRDGWIRPELRIGYRQNLSVDAGETIARFASGGPDFVLSPDSVEGGGLILGFRLNLGNDLGMLSLTGDAELLEDYVRYSLLLRASFRF
- a CDS encoding glycosyltransferase, with amino-acid sequence MTLTDLDVHESELRLIPGLDVEVADTLRALKLAATEDRPRLVDTTMLYAPRSGGVKRYLLSKKTWIEANRPGVSHSLVVPGARHKARADGIVQLRATKLPFGDGYRWPSSVKRWSAWVAAMKPSIIEAGDPYTPGQGALEAGQRVGCPVVGFCHSDPASLAALHFGEWAKKPVEKRWARLFSQFDRVISPSRFIARRLEEAGVSNIVIRPLGVEIDTFRPDRRDRQWLLKELGLGEDARLLCFAGRPAKEKNVDILIEAVQKLGAPYHLVLVGAGSGMPDEDRVISMPYEKDPKAVARIIASCDAFVHANDKEPFGLIVLEAMACGRPVVGVNAGGVAETVDESVGQLAASAEAGAYAEAVEALFARDIEAIGRAAREKAVNQFAWNRVFEDLCMVYGELTGEAAFVQPEEAFAVH
- a CDS encoding RNA polymerase sigma factor, giving the protein MTIVPLFPEWNADEDKAAKPTRPVVSPVRRSEAPRRPLTPVEVLARAAGRGERGRSVTPADVIAQSLDRTPSLDRFWAVWMAHQTVLRQRSLRLSGGNPADAEDALSAAMVRAAQAFDRQPIQNPGAWLVRILHNACMDQHRQNASRVPIKTEDDDLPAPSAAAWTRAAPSPEEAVAQQESDAAWGRAMRALPASLVEPLKLHLDDWSDEQIAAHLNISRELVRKRRQLARKQLRLLLDI